The DNA segment ACGCAACCGACGACACAAAAGGAAGCAGCAAAGTGCGCGGCGGGTGCTGGAGCGCATAAAGACGTTGCCGGGCTTCCCACAAAAAATTAACTACCTGAGGAAAATTGATCCTTTTGTGTTTGAAGAACTGTTGCTGGAAGGATTTGAAGCGCATGGCTTCAGAACCATCAGAAACAAACGCTATACCGGCGATGGAGGCATTGACGGCCAGGTAATAATAGGAAAATATCGCTATCTTATTCAGGCTAAACGCTATCGCGGCCATATTGCTTTACAGCACGTACAGGAGTTCGAGAAGTTGCTTAAACGTCATAACTGTCGCGGTCTGTTTTGCCATACCGGGAAAACCGGCGCAGGTTCAAAATCTGTCAGTATTGCCAGTGAACGGATGGAGATTATCAGCGGCCAGCGCCTGATAGATTTGCTCACGCCCGGCAGCTCCTTCACTATCGCAACCGCCCCGCAGACGATGATGAAGCGTACCGCAGCAACACTAGAAACGAGCACCATTGTTAAAGATGCCGGTAAAGAAAATCGATACCATGAGAGTTAATTAAATGAAGTCAGTAACTATAGAAGCAAATGAATCGCCACGGATAATCTAGACACTTCCGAGCCGTTGATAATACTGGTTTTCATATTCTGTCGGTGACATCTGTTCGCTAGAACCATGCCGACGCTTACTGTTATAAAACATTTCGATGTAATCAAAAATATCACTGCGGGCTTCTTCCCGCGTTCCGTAGATCTTTTTCTTTATCCGTTCACGTTTCAACAACTGGAAAAAACTTTCTGCAACCGCATTATCATGGCAGTTACCGCGACGGCTCATGCTACCCTCCAGGCCGTGTGATTTCAGGAACGACTGCCACTCATGGCTTGTGTACTGACTGCCCTGATCCGAATGAACCAGCACCTGTTTTTCGGGATTACGCCGCCATACAGCCATCAGCAGTGCGTTCAGGACAATGTCCTTTGTCATCCGGGATTGCATGGACCAGCCGATAATTTTGCGTGAGAACAGATCAACAACAACGGCAAGATACAGCCAGCCTTCGTGGGTCCTGATGTAGGTTATGTCCGTTACCCAACGCTCATCAGGAGCATCCGGATTGAACTGTCGCTGGAGCCTGTTGGGTGACACGATACTGGCCTCGCCTTTACGTGCCCGCGGGCTTCGGTATCCGACCTGAGCCTTTATTCCGACACGTTTCATCAGTCTCCAGACTCTGTTTACTCCGCACTGTTGCCCGCTGTCACGCAGATCCAGATGGATTTTGCGATAACCATAGACGCATCCCGATTCCAGCCAGAACTGTTTAATCTGTCCTGTCAGTCTCAGGTCTGCCTGATGGCGTTGTGAATGCGGCTGCTGAAGCCAGGCGTAAAAACCACTGGGATGAACATCCAGCACCCGACAGAGCAGGCGAACAGGCCAGCAACAGGAGTTGTCACGGATAAAGGCGTACCTCAGTCGGACAGCTTTGCGAAGTACGCCGCGGCTTTTTTTAATATGTCCCGTTCGTCGGTAACCCGTTTCAGCTCTTTCTGGAGACGGCGGATCTCGGCCTGAGC comes from the Serratia sp. FDAARGOS_506 genome and includes:
- a CDS encoding restriction endonuclease, translating into MFPFPTTENLILWACSAIALFAVVFFRRSVRNRRHKRKQQSARRVLERIKTLPGFPQKINYLRKIDPFVFEELLLEGFEAHGFRTIRNKRYTGDGGIDGQVIIGKYRYLIQAKRYRGHIALQHVQEFEKLLKRHNCRGLFCHTGKTGAGSKSVSIASERMEIISGQRLIDLLTPGSSFTIATAPQTMMKRTAATLETSTIVKDAGKENRYHES
- a CDS encoding IS3 family transposase (programmed frameshift): MSGKRYPEEFKTEAVKQVVDRGYSVASVATRLDITTHSLYAWIKKYGPDSSTNKEQSDAQAEIRRLQKELKRVTDERDIFKKSRGVLRKAVRLRYAFIRDNSCCWPVRLLCRVLDVHPSGFYAWLQQPHSQRHQADLRLTGQIKQFWLESGCVYGYRKIHLDLRDSGQQCGVNRVWRLMKRVGIKAQVGYRSPRARKGEASIVSPNRLQRQFNPDAPDERWVTDITYIRTHEGWLYLAVVVDLFSRKIIGWSMQSRMTKDIVLNALLMAVWRRNPEKQVLVHSDQGSQYTSHEWQSFLKSHGLEGSMSRRGNCHDNAVAESFFQLLKRERIKKKIYGTREEARSDIFDYIEMFYNSKRRHGSSEQMSPTEYENQYYQRLGSV